TTGCCGCTGTTGATTGACGATGTAAGCGTAATTTAATTTTAATAAAATTAGCCATGAtggcattccctcaaaaaaaagtgaggcatttgtgtatgtccattaccgtcATGTCCGACTAGGATTTCtgacaaaaaaaatcagaaatgatTATGTACTGAACTAACGAAGTCTGTCTTTTCATGCTTTACGAATCAAATTAGCAGCTCTGCTGTAATTAAAAATATATATTTAACATGTCTACTCCTGACTGCTGAACCCCCGCCGTTCAAGTTCCATCGTCACGGTCATTTCCTGAACCACCCCCCCAAAATCAATTCATGTGTAGCACTACTTACACATCAGACACATCAAACAAACCACATGGTCTACATCACATGGTTCTTTGACATTAAAATTCTGAAGCATATTATTACCATTTCCCCCAAACCGATCCCGGACCAATTAATTTATCCTTaactttgctcttcttcttcttcctcctcgccgccgTCGTCATCCGAAGAGGACGACGAGCTTCCAGAGCGACGCGATTCGTCATCCTTTTTGGGTGCCGGCTCGGGGACTggctcgggggcgggggcgggggcgggggctggCTCTGGCTCTGGGGCGGGCGGATCCGGCGGCAGCATCATGAGGAAGCCTAGCGTCATGACGACGTCGCCCATCATTGGCCGCACGCAGTCCTCTTCTTGCAAGCACATGGAAGCCATGGCCACCACTTGGTTCAACGCTTTGGCCGGGTACTCCCTCTTGATAAGCGGGTCCACCAGCTCGTGATATTTCTTCTGGTCTTTGAACTTCGGTTGTGCCTGCAACGACCGCACCGCGGATCGCACGACCTTAATTAGCAAAAAATTGTCGACGCCGATCGATGGCCGTGGTGATGGATGCGGTGGTGAATTACGTACCCAGGTGACGACGTTCTGCTCCTCGACGGGCTTGCTGGTGTCGACGGTCCGCCTGCCGGAGATGAGCTGCAGCAGCACCACCCCGAAGCTGTACACGTCGGACTTCATGCTGACCTGGCCGCCGCGGTCGTACTCCGGCGCGAGGCACCCGAAGGCACCCATCATCGGCGACGCCATCGGCATGTTGCCACCGCCGGACTGGCCGAGCTGCTGGAGGCCGAAGTCGGAGAGCTTGGGCGTGAAGCTGGAGTCGAGCAGGACTTGGGAGGCCTTGAAGTCGCCATACACCACCGGCGGGTCCGCTTTCTCGTGCAGGTACTCGAGCCCCTGAGCGGCGCCGTTGGCCACCTTCATCCTTGTCATCCAGTCCATAGGCTTCTTCTCCGGCGGCAAGTCTGTCGGATTGGTGGGAAAATTTGGTCAGCAATTTAACCGATTGAGTTGACGGTTCACCGGCCGGACAATTTATCACGAGCGGGCGTAGAGTACCGTAGAGGTGGTCTTCCAAGGTGCCGCCGTCCATGTGCTCGTAGACGAGGAGCCGCTGGTCGCCGTCGGCGCAGTAGCCGATGATGTCGATGAGGTTCTCGTGGTGAAGCTTGCTGAGCTTGGAGACCTCGGTCAGGAACTCGATGTTGCCCTGGAAGCCATGCTTGTCCATCTGCTTGATGGCCACGGCCTGATCCACCCATCCAACGCACAAGCGAATCAGTATGCAAGCACATATCTATGGCGATCATATCATATGGTTCTTGTTTAGGGCAAGCATGCCTACCTGCCCTTCCTTCTCTAGCTGGCCCTTGTACACCCTGAAGAAGCCTCCTTCTCCGACGAGGTTGTACGGCGTGAAGTGATCGGTGGCCGCCGCGAGCTCCCGGAACGCGAACGCCTTCACCTCGATGGCCTGCCGCAGCGCGTCCTCCGGGTTGGCGTCGCTCTCTGCATGCATTAATCGATTTCGTTAAGCACTGAATCTGCAGGAGCGATGTCGCGAGGAAATCTAAACAAAAGCAGAGGAGGCCAGGTCTGAGTCTGACGCACCGCCGGGCGGCTTGGTCGGCGTCACGCTCGCCGGAGCTGCCACGGAGACGGGCGCGGCAGCAGCCGGGCCGTGGTAGGACGCGGGCGCGTGCACGGCGGGAGGCGGCGTCATGGGCCCCGCCCCCGCCTGCTCGCCGCCCCCTCCCTCGgcgttgccatccttcttcttcccGAAACACGGCAAGCAGCTCATCTTGCCGATCCGTCCACGCCGTGCTGCGACCTCGCGGGGGACAAGAACGCCAAGGTACACGCAGGGTCGACGAccgaggagccgccgccgccgtcactgcGTGCCGGCGATCATCGAGCGTCGACTCAGCACCGCCGCGGCGCCTCGACCTCATGGAACGCCATCAGTTCCGCCGCGCCGCACCGTATGTATGTGCGATACACGTACGTACGCGCGCGTGCGCAGGCAGCAGGGCACCCACCGGAGGACGGCCGGCTCGCACGTGTCCCTCGATCCGTCAGATCGACGAGACGGGCTGGTGGTGGAGGAGGACGCGGGATCGCCTGGGAGAATGAACGGATCGGAGAAGGGTGTGCGGGGGATCGACCGAGATCGATGGAGACGATGTGGGTAGTGGTGGTGGGGCGATACGGCAgtccgaggaggaggaaggccCTGGAGATCGAGGGATCCAAAGCCTTCCCACAGAGGAGAGATGGAGGAAGGAGAGGGTAGGAGAGGGAGATGGGGAGGCTAAGTTTGGCGCGCGGGAAAGGAGGGAGGCGGGGTTGGACGTGCGGAGCACCACGCACTTTTTAAGCCGCGAGGGAGGCGTCGTGGAGGGGGCGTCTCGGCCATTCTTGCTGGTGCTGTCCACCACCACCTCCATGATCGTCCCCTGCATGTTTGTGTTCCCGCCGGATGCGAACCGATTCGTCGTGCGCTGGCTGTGGGTTAATTTCGTGTAGTCCACGACGAACTAGCTGGAGTAGTGCCTTTGGAGTTCAGGAAATGGTACTTGGGCATGCACAAAAGGTAGTGCTGCCGAAGTTGCCACGACACGAGTAATGCTAGATCTACGTAGAGGGACTTGCATGTTTTACGTAACTAGCAAAATAAATAACCAGGATtattaggaagtttacgtaagaagttTTGTTACTTTACGTGTTTCGTTACTTTACGTGGATGTAGCGTTATCGCCACGTAACTGCGCCGACTTGAATCTGCGGCCATTTTTACTTTGGAGACGGTGTAGTTCTTGCTTGCAAAAAAAAGGACCGACTTAATCAGCGAAAGTGTGTTGGGAGCATGGAAAATGCGAACACGTGGCAATAGTGTTGGTTGAGGATGACAAATTTAATTTACAAGCATGGCAGCTCCGTCTTAATTCAATTTTTTGACAATATTTAATGTGTTTGTGAATATTGCGGCAATATAATTTGCCGTATGTCAGCACAAAACTTATCGAAAAAAATATCTTAAAACAGGCTTTTGcttcgctttatatataaagcaacaataACGATCAAAATACATAGCCGAACGATACAAGATGAAGAGGTAGCCCTCGTACAAAGCAAATTCTGGTGTAACCGAAACACGTAGAACTCATGTGACTACGCTACTGAAAGAGAACATAGAGAATATGGAGTACAACGCCACGCTACACCCTAGAACACCTAAACTCTACGACAACGCCCCAAGGAGAGAAGAGGGCGCGACATATCGCCGCTGCCGAGTCCGAAGCGGACAAGGGTTTTCACTCGAAACCCTGATATGGAGAAGACCCACAACGACGTCTTCAAGAAGAAGAAGGCGCCTGCGAGCAGCGCCaaggcgcgaagctttcgctcg
The sequence above is a segment of the Triticum dicoccoides isolate Atlit2015 ecotype Zavitan chromosome 1A, WEW_v2.0, whole genome shotgun sequence genome. Coding sequences within it:
- the LOC119282746 gene encoding probable serine/threonine-protein kinase PBL23 translates to MSCLPCFGKKKDGNAEGGGGEQAGAGPMTPPPAVHAPASYHGPAAAAPVSVAAPASVTPTKPPGESDANPEDALRQAIEVKAFAFRELAAATDHFTPYNLVGEGGFFRVYKGQLEKEGQAVAIKQMDKHGFQGNIEFLTEVSKLSKLHHENLIDIIGYCADGDQRLLVYEHMDGGTLEDHLYDLPPEKKPMDWMTRMKVANGAAQGLEYLHEKADPPVVYGDFKASQVLLDSSFTPKLSDFGLQQLGQSGGGNMPMASPMMGAFGCLAPEYDRGGQVSMKSDVYSFGVVLLQLISGRRTVDTSKPVEEQNVVTWAQPKFKDQKKYHELVDPLIKREYPAKALNQVVAMASMCLQEEDCVRPMMGDVVMTLGFLMMLPPDPPAPEPEPAPAPAPAPEPVPEPAPKKDDESRRSGSSSSSSDDDGGEEEEEEEQS